From the genome of Prunus persica cultivar Lovell chromosome G8, Prunus_persica_NCBIv2, whole genome shotgun sequence:
CAGCAACAAGCTATACCTAGCTATTAGCAAGCTAGCTCCACTAAATTCACAATTCACAACGCCTTTAATCCGCATTGTTCCAGGCTCCGACTAGCATTCATGGATACGATAACGAGCATGGTGGCCGAAAGGCCGGTGGTGATCTTCAGCAGGACCTCAAGCTGCATGAGCCACACCATCAAGTCACTGATACGTAGCTATGGGGCAAACCCTACAGTGTACGAGCTGGATGAAGTTGCAAATGGGCAGGCTATTGAAAGGGCACTGGTTCAGCACTTCCAATGCCAACCAAGTGTGCCGGCTGTTTTCATAGGGCAGCAGTTCATTGGTGGAGCTGATCAGGTCATGAGCCTCCAAGTCCAAAACCAGCTTGTCCCACGGCTCATAAGGGCCAACGCTATTTGGGTTTGGAACAGAACCTGAATAACATTTTCCTACAAATTCCTCATCTATCTACAATTAATATAATAcacattatattattatactcttatatataataataataataataataataataataataataataataatttcaagaCGTACCTACGTACGTCCACTAATTAACGAAGCTCAAATAACAGTTTTTTCTGTTCCCTCCTAGCTTTGTTTACTCTTTAGTTTCTTCTTGTCTGGGCAAGGCTGAAGTTAGTTTCCTCTTGGTCTAGGTTGAAGAGGATGAgcttattatttatatatgttttcagTTCATGTAATCTCCCTTAATTATATGATGTATGTCCAATAAAGGCAGCGAGTTGAACTGCAATGGTTGATCTATCTATAACTGTGATTAATTAAGACTATTTATAATTCACAGAACTATGAAACACTGTGAATGCTGAACTTGCATCAAGCTCAAAGAAAatcaatgaagaagaaaatggttaGGATGCCACGAATCGATCTTGCGTTTTGCTTTACTTTATTCTGGTTCTGAAACATATATCCACTGAAGTTGACATTCCCCCGCAAGCTGTCCGTTCTGCAAAGGAATGGAGAAGTTCATGTATAATTCAACAAAGCTTGATCGCTCCATTACCATGAAAGTTAGCTTGCGCAGATGCTCCAAGAAACAGGAAAGTAATTCTAATTGgaatacaaaaaacaaaaagaaagtaacTTGCAAATGTAAAAAGGAACATCAAGTATGCAAACTGGATACAAAGCAGAAACATCACTCCATTGTATGTGATGCATACATTTTGATTAAGAAAGAATTTGCGTTTTTCTAGGAAATAAGTTAAAGCCCCAACCAGGCCCATGATTTAATAAAATGAGCGTGAGCCACATTTTGACATGCACAAAATCAGGCCCAAGAAAATATTACAACAAACTTACAAGATTGAACAACCTCATGTACTGGTCCAAAAGAAAAGTGCCAAAATCGTTACCCTTATTAGTCTATATGTAGCGAAATTCTATATTGAGGGCGTCATATATGAACCCTTTATGGGAAAAATCATATTAGTCACAAGATCATTTCATTAAACTTAAGTCAAGTTACTATTCAAATGAAACCTATGAATAATATAAAGGTCCACATCTATGATCCATATATGGCACCCTCACTATAGAACAATTCTTTGTACGTAAGTTATGCATTGAGTTGACAATTGCTTAGACCCCATGAATTAAAGCCTATGTCATAAATATTTTGCGGCTAACAATTTTCAAAGAGCAAAGTTGGTCCGTCTTTATCGACTAATCATGCTTGAAGATAAAGGGCGATGATCTGAGAATCCGATCGATGACTTTTTTTGGTGATCTAATATTTTATTCGTTAGAGCAGCTCCAGCGCTGCTATCAAACCGGGCCAAAGGCCCCCGAGACAGCCCAGACGAGCTCCAGCGCTGCAGACGAAGCCCGGGCAAGCTGCGGGTCCTACGAACCAgggcaggcccaagggcgAAATTAGACTGGGCTCAAGCCCGAGTTTGGTGATGTCAGCGCACGgtaagttcaaattttttacacgcgccaacggtaaaaaaatttgacttccGTGCGCTAACGTCATCTTGACctcagcgctgacgtcatcaCACGCAGGCTCCAACGGAAAGATGCCACGTGTCGCCACCGGGTGTCTCcgattggtttttttaaagaaatcctatggttctcatttttttggctaaaaaaatttataaaaaatcctaaaaaatcctaaaaaattctgaaattttttttaaaaaaataccaaaaaagtatgtattttttccctataaatacctaaccattttatctactttcaacaccaaatcttcatacaatttcttctccatacaatattttctactctctactcatattttccactttccacaccaattccatacaaactcttctccttccaatattttttactatccactcacatttttgtactactttccatttgtagaaaataaacaaatggcatcttctgtcGAAATTGGAGGCTCGTGGTCAACCcaggaagatattgcgttgtgcgagtcttgggtgaacgttagtcatgaccctatcacgggcaatgagatgaagttccatcatatgtggagcaaaattcatggagaattttgtcaaagatcgggTTCCATTTGGATCGAAATGGCTttgtctagtagatggaaacttctaaacaaagagttagggaaatggagaaatgccttgacaaaagcaaggGAGAACATTCGGAGAAGTCAAAATCTTtccgatgaggtaaaatatttttaattgtcattttaatcaatttaatgtaacttttttttattgcatattctatttctttttgttgcacaatgtttattttattttttgcatttcctaattggctttatttatttacataatcaattttattcttgcatttcaaaatagtttataatttcatgcataatctttatttttgtttttgcattttcaatttgtctatatttatttacataatcaattttattcttgcatttcaaaatagtttataatttcttgcattgtatatttttttaatgcacttccaattatttattttgaatagatcatacaagcacaaatgtggttcggtgccacggggcaagggaaaaaaagttttgtgcatttccaatgttggaaaattgtcaaggattgttccagattcaaaattattcctaCCGCACCCCCGGTTGTATTGCATGAGACGCCGCTCCACGAATCGCCATCAACCGATTCGCCATTGGACTCCCCAATGAAAACGGAGTCACCACTCCCACGTCCGCcgagacctattgggagaaaggcggcaaaggccaagagaggggCCACTTCGAACATTGATTGTGTTCAAATATTCgagcaaatagctaagaacaaCTCTCTAAGATATGAGAGAGACTTGAAGAGAGATGAAGACGACAAGACACGATTGGAAGCCTTTGCAATTGAAAAGcaacatgcaaaagaaaaagacgacgatgagagagagatgaaaatcatggccatggatacgagccatatgtctcctgaaacaaaggcctattggaagcataaacgaagggatgtgatgagaagaaaacttttccatgacgacggacctagcaatacggattggctaaatgatgaaaaccattagattgtattgttgtatttttttataattgttgtattttttttaaattgttgtattatcctttaatttgttgtattgtttcttttttattcaatcaaaaaagcattctataattggactatttattaaaaacatttgagcattcctaacaaagattaattaaaaacaaaccttcatttattgcaaacaacacacaaaacaaaccatacataaaagcataataataaaaaagacctcgcaataattccacaaaacaccacacacaaaaacaaagcataattaaaaaacaaagcataattccaaacaaagcacGAATCTAGCCTTCATTCATTGTGATTGCTTTTCATCTGCcacaagtgctcgatcaagtcaacttgacgtctttcgtgaacatatgaagattgcatttcttgataacgatcaatcatggggttgttgaatcGACCATCCCGAAGTAACGGTTCGGGCTCCATTAGTAGGCCATTTGGTCCCATTGgcttttcatatattcttgtcaacgcCGTGTTCATAGGATCgggttcaaacacctctggagcatcgtagtcatactcatcctctacaatcatgttgtggaggatgatccaagtcatcataatactcCGCAGCACCTCCTCATCTTGCATCCGAGCAGCACCCCTAATAATtgcccaacgagcttgcaagataccgaaacacctttccacgtcTTTCCTGTAGCCTTTTTGAAAGGCAGCaaagcttctttccttctcggatcggggattcggaattgttttcacgaatgtcgtccacctaggataaattccgtcggcaaggtagtacgcaccagagtatacggtattgttgatttggtatgtGACCTGGGGGAATGACCTCACAATACCTCGtcgaacaccggggattgaccaaggacattgaggtcattctgagatccggcaaccccgaaaaaggcatgccaaactCAAGTGTCGAATGAAGCTATGGCCtccaaaatgatacttttttggcccttccgATTCCCATACTCTCCTTGCCACGCagtaggacaattcttccactgccaatGTATGCAATCGATGTTTCCGATCATTcctgggaaacctcgagcctcgcctttttgtagaagcctttgcaggtccctcggagtgggtttgcgaaggtactccctcgtgtacaaatttttcactgcatcacagaatctcaccaagcactctaggatagtagattttcccatccttgcaatctcatccacctgctctgcagatgccccataagtaagcatccgcaaagcagctgtaagtttttactccgggataagacccaaaactccaacagcatcatgcttttgaatgaagtatgtgtcgtaattacaaatatcatacatgattttttggaacaaatgtggctgcattctatatctctctcgaaacTTAGAAACTggatataacgaatttgggataaagtaatcctccaagagattcttaccccgagactctctgcgtctgtccacattcgggGCACGACGACGATGGTGTTGGCTTGATTGATTCATCATACACACCGCTGCTGCTACaagcatttcttcctcttcttcatcggcgtcccgatcttcttcctcacgtctacgccggatttcttcccattctttctgttgcctctccaacaccctcctgaagtttgacattgagagtataatgtattttgtaaaatctgagaaatgaaggaatatataagagatggtgtgagaggagtggtgttgatggtgtagttttatagagggattcagaagatagagatgacacgtggcacaattttagaaggtgaaaatcttatctgaaatctgagatcactatttgtaaaaaaatatctgaaaatcttatcagacatgggacacgtggcacaattttagagggtgaaaatcttatctgaaatatgagattataatttttttaaaaatatttgaaaatcttatctgacatgggacacgtggcacaattttagagggtgaaaattttatcggaaaatatgagattataatttttattaatgaatatccaaaaattttatctggaataagacaagtggcaaccgagattctcatccgaaaatcttatccgaaaatttaattacaaaagattatcaaaattaatgatttaaagtataaaaaaataggaaataaagtacaatgaatagtaattgccctagactttgccctcatgggtggaaccacaaatggcaaggctgacactattcacgtgaatagtggcagcccttgttTGCCCTCgccttagactttgccctcatgggtggagttgctcttacaATGCAACACATGCACAACATAAACAGACCAACACGAGCGCTCCTCACAGCAACAAGTTACATAGCTATTAGCAAGCAAGCAATCTCCACTAatttcacttcacaaacaATTCACGACGCTTTTAATCCGCATCGTTACAGGCACTAGCATTAATAGATACGATAAGTCTTCAGCAAGAGCTCTAGCTACATGAGCCACACCATCAAGTCACTGATATCGAGTTATGGGGAAAACCCTACAGTGTACGAGCTGGATGAACTTCTAAATGGGCAGGCTATTGAAAGGGCACTGGTTCAGCACCTCCAATGCTGTTTTCACAAGGAAGCAGTTTATTTCCTTATCAATGTCAACACAATGTCTCCACTGTTTATCATCTTCAGTGAAAGATAGGACATATGTATACTTGCCAAATGAGTCGTAATTATTGAGACTAAACGAAATTAAGCATTTCCTTCTTCATATCACatcataaaaaaacaaaactgtgaAAGGAATACATGAACTGCACATTTGTAACAGGTTCTCACTTCCCGCATAGAGGGAGAGAATTTATGTATTCAACAAAGTTCGATTGCTCCATTACTCGTGAAGGTTAGCTTGAGCAGATGCTTCACTTATGAATATAATCTTTCAAGAGTGGATTCCTCTGCTCTAGGATTGCATTCTGCCGCCAAGTTTCCACAGCCCTCTGAACTGTAGCATTTGCCTTGCGTATCTCCTCAGCAGAGAACTTGTGCTCTATGATTCCTAAAGGTCCAGGCTGCAATACCTTTACCACAGTTTCCATCTCTTGCTCCAGCTGCCTATGCAACaagaaataggaaataatCCCAATTGAatgcaaaaaataacaaacaagataatgtaaaaagaaaataacttgCAAGAGTATACAGGAACATCAAGTATGCAACTGAAAACAAAGCAGAAACATCACTCTATTGTCTGTGATGCATAATTTTTAGGGCCATCAAAACTAGTTTCTAGCAATCATTTGAAACACAGACATCAGATACATAAATTCAACCCATACAACTACACATGATGAAGGGTAACTTCACCACAGGGGGCAGCAAGATGAACTCAGTTTCGATCTACGAAACATGATGCCAAAGCAATACACCCCAAAATGCAcaagttctttcttttcccatTCACATAAAAAACCCAGCTAGCAACTCTACTCTTATCGAGCAACTTAGATGCAATGAATGAGGCATACAAGAACTATCCATTGTATAAcagaaaatgaattttatcaaataactATGGCCAATGCCCATCTGGGTCTTCTCAGAATAGAATTAGATCATATATCCTAATAAGCCTGTGATTTACAGAAACCGAACCCAAACAGACAGAATTAAATTCAAAAGCTTTAGAGCATTTCCAATTTGaactaaaaagaaaggaaacaaattCGGGTTAATTATAGAAAAGCTCACTAAATCAAACCCAGTAGGTTCTAGAATCACTTTCTATTTATCAACAATTTTCTCGGCATCATTTGAAAACCCTAAAACTTATTATGAGGAGGTACCTGAAGAGCCTGGAAAAGGGCAATGACCTgctcatctctttctctcccacCTCAAAGACGCGCCGTTTCTGTTGTACGACGGTTGCACGCAGAGAGACCCATTTCATCAAGATACTAAAAACGACGTCATTCCGAAGCTTCTTGAAAACGCGCGAAGTGGCAAATtagcaaataaaaaacaaaaacaaaaacaaattagcGACTCTGCTGGGGATCGAACCCAGAATCTCTGGTTCCGTAGACCAGCGCCTTATCCATTGGGCCACAGAGTCAGCTTGTTAGAATCGCTTTCCACtccatatttatattaatatgaAAGAGTTAAATACCATTTTGGTCCCTCTATATTgcttgaatttatattttggttgATGTGATTTGAATTTGACCGATTTGGTGCATGTGTTTCATTCCGTTAATAATCTCGGTCCTTTTGCCTAATTTGACATTAATCTGCTTGGCCAAATTAAAACCTATCCCATAAAAAGAAGGGTTCATAAAATGACATTGACATTGACATTGACAAACCAAACCCAAGCTTACCACATATAGATATAGGTGTCGAACATCAAACATGACATAATCTTATCGTTTTGTCTCAAACAAACATATAAACATTCATATGATTATTGATCAAAAAAGTGGAGGAGGGATTTGATCTCAAGAACACAAGTtatataacaaataaatagaatCTCTCTCAAGTACGTACACTCAAAAACTGTCAAACTAAGATTCGAAGCCACCACACTAGTTTTATGAgttgtaaatttataattatactAATACAATACAGAAATAATACTATACACTCTTGTACTCGTATATATTCACACTCCTAGACAGTCATGAAACGGAATGACGCCTTCGCTTCTGAAATGGAAATCTGGACTCTGAGCTTGCCTTGCCCCCTAGGGGCTTAATGCTATTGATCTTGAACAATGCATTGAGCTTCCCCAACTTTTTGGTGAATGATTTGAATAGCTTGTTTGCAGGATGAGACTTTACAAGCTCCTGTTTCATAGAGACATGATCTTTTTCCAAGTCTGTTAGCCTCATTCTCATTCTTGCAACTTCAAGCTTCAGCTCTCTGTTCTCTCTTCTGACTGATGCATAGTTGTCTCTTGGGGAGATGGCTCCACTGCCAGCACCACTGCTTGATCTTTGAGGGAATTGGGTTCCATTTATTGCCCCAAAGAAGAACTGATTGTGGCCACCATTCATTGCATTCCTCAGCCTGATTTGCTCAAAGTAGAGTACCTGCACTGCCATCTGTACTGGTAGCCTTTCATTCTGTGCTGCATGACTGCATGCTTCTTGGGAGAGTTTCTGGCAGTCAATGGTTTTGCACAGCCGGTACCGTTCAGAGTCCTTGATGTTTGGATGAACCTATAAACAGATGCAAATGCACATTCGTACTCAACATCTTGGAAAGAAACAATGAAAATGCAGAATATAGACAGGGTGTAAATCAAAGTTGAGTTGCTTAGGACTTAAAACacatggagagagagagagagagagagagagagagagagagagagagagagagagagagagagagagagagactctcACTTTGAGGAAAATATCCACAGCTCTGTAGAGTCCATCACTCACAATCCGAGCGTGGTCTGGAAGTAGTTCTGCTAGTGCTATGAACCTTGATGGCATCAAGTTTGAGTCCAGTGCAACTTCTGCAAGATAATTGTCCAGTAACTTTGACACCTTCAGGATTGAGCTTTGCTTTGGAGATCCAGGGCTGTCAAAGTCATAAACCATCTCACTTTCATCCCTCAAGTGattatcttcttcatcatcctcatccaagttcaaaaatattgaaaagatCCTCAATATAGCATCTGTGTCATAGATTGTGCTGTGGTTGTTCCCATGTGAATTTGCAGGAATTAAGATGTCTTCAAGAATTGCCTGATCCAGTTGCAAACCAATCCGCCTCTCTAAATCAGATCTGCAAGAAGTGGATGCTGATGCCGCAATTGCAGTTTTCAACAAACTCGAAAGAAATGCCATTGGAACTGGACTCTTCCTTGATTGTGTTGGGAGCAAACTAACTATAGCTTCAACAATGaccctttgtttcttttgcaaTTCTAGATCCAAGAGACTTCCTTTTACCAATTGGGCATCCCTGACAACAAGACCTTGAAGAGAATTATGGGCATAATTGATCAAAATTTTGCTTATCATATCCTGTTTAAGACCCTTGGTTTTCACTGCAGATAGAACCCGTTGGAAGAAGTCAAGACTAAGCACTGTAAGCGCTTTCCCCCACCAATCTGAAGGTGTTTCAGGTTCCATAATTGGAGCTGCTTTTGTAGGAAAGTTGTGGTCAAGTTTCAATAAGCCAGAGGTGAGCTGCTCTTTGCATGCATTATTTGCAATTGCATTGATAAGCCTGCTAACCAGGTTGGTTTCTTCTGCTGTTGGCAAGAGGGTCTCACAACGATGAAGAACTGATATTGATTTTGATATGTTTGGGAGCACCATCTCCTTCAGATAAGCTTCAGTTCTGGTTTCCAGGTTTTTCTCAGCATACTCTTCTGTCATTTCCAGGAAGTGGGATACAGAACGGAGCATGGCAACATTTGATTGTGTAATCTCAACATTAATTCCATAGCAGAATTTTGCAGCTAGCTCAAATGCCTCCGGTCCACCGGGAACAGAAGATAGAATTATGCGTGATACTTTCGAATCTTTTGCTTCAAGCAACAGTTTCCGAATCCTTCCACTCCGAGAAACTAGAGGGAACTGCAAAATAGTCACCATCACATTACtaattctctttcttttcttattaaaGGTCCAGATCATTATTAATACTATTTCATAATTCGATACTGTTCATTTAGTTGTCACATGATATTGATCTATAACAAGCTAGAAGTTGACTGAATAATAGCGTTACTAGTGCTGAAACGATTTTCCTTACCTTGTGAAGtgcaaagcttgaagctccTATTTCCACAGTAAGATCGCTGGAAACATCAGAGATTGGCCTGCAAAATGGAAACTTTATTAAAAGGGAATTGAAGAGAgacaagaaaactaaaaaccaaGTTATAATTTAGAATTGCATGCATACATGCTGATAGGTACCAACATGTCAGAAACTTTGCAGGAGCTTCTTCTATATATTTTCATGAAAGAACACTACACAATTTGTGCTCAACCTAAGAACAGTGGAACATCTCAAACATATGGACAGAGTGATCCTCCCTAGCGACTAATTATTCGATAGGGACGActcaataatttcaaaatgagTGGATTGCAGTTTGCACAGGCAGTAAGGCCAGATATGCCAAAGGATTAAAAAGTTGATTTAAAGTTTGAAGAACTTGCTTTGCTCCTGAAATGGAaccaaattggccaaattcaCTGGCCTTACAAAAATACAGGGGCACCATGTGGGCTCCTTTAAGATTAACAAGCTAGCAGGGTGTGGATTTGCTTGTTGTTACTCTTATGTAAAGCTAGAAGATTTGTCATACTCGGTGACCAAATGTACAACTTGTCCGTACATGTTTAGCCTTGAGGGCCTACAGATGACAAAGGCGCAAAAATAATTGATATGCAAGAAGGCATTAACTGCGTTTGGCAGTTGGCACTTCAAAATGTTGACAGTGAAACATAGCAGCATGTGGACAGCAATTCGCCTGGACCTCGTGCCACTGTCGTTTTGATTTGGTTGTGTCAGGTAGAAGGTCACAGGGTTCATGGCCATGAGATGTTATCTTCCATAAAATTTAGGGGGACCTCAGTAGCTCAGCTTAGGTTGATTTGTAGATGAGAAACCCAGGCTCTGTCTTGGACAAATTAAATCCCAAAAAAACATGCAACAAATGAACTCTGGGGCACCAAAGTTAAATGCTTTTTGGTAGGTGGAAACTAAACTACCATGAGACGAGTAGCTAGAGAAAATGAGGCTGAAATTCAAAGACACAAACTTTCTGGTGTGTTTTGTGTGTATGAGTTTTTACTCTTGCAACTAGGAAACTAAATGCTGGTAACTAATCAAAAGCTAGCAGAGAAGGAGAACATTACCattctgtggcatgcctgatACTGGAGCTTGGACGAAACGACCGCTTCCCTGAAATGCTAGGCTTCAGTTCACCAATGGTGACAACACCCATCTTTCCTCAAACACCTAGAGTTCAAAATTCCCACTGAAAATTCTGCAACACCAATCCCACtaccaaagttcaaaagtgTAACTCTTTCAACAATATAACTAGCGCGCACTAAAAACCCAACTCAAAGTGAATTTTCAGTTGCATAACAAATCATTCAGTTTTCTGACAGATGGTTTGATTGctttctctctgtgtctctctctttgtcaTGTGTGTGAGAGGGAAGAGAATGCTGGAGTGAAGAGAAAGTCACATGAATCCATGCAGGAACAAAGGGTTGATGATGACTTTGAAACACAAATACTTTTAATGAGTGTTGATAATGAGTTTAATATGTAAAAGTCAAGGAATTGTAGCTGCACTTGAACTTTTCGGTGAAAGGTagtgagggagaggaagtgACCTTTCTTTtacatggtttttgtttttgaggaATTGCAGGATTCCTGAGGGGTTGCAGTGCTTTTGGGGGTTGTAATCATGGCCATTGAAAGCAACCCACCGAGCATAAAATAGCTTTTGCTTAAATTAAGTCTCTATTATGTGTAAAGCTCACTAAAgtagaaattaaaaaggatGAGTGGGATTACATGTTATTATGAGAACCACAAAACTTCcacttaaaatatatttatcatacaAAATTCTAGTCTAACGTACAAGATCACTCTTAGAAACAAATTTAGCGCaagtgcttttcttttcttttcttttttcactaTTAACATAGAATGGAGAATTCAATGAATACACAGGCTCACAGTCACTACGATTTTGACAgcatagaaagaaaaaaaaaaaactaacctAGGATTATATAATGACACATTACCTTTCCTTCCAAGTACACATGTATTAAGTTCTAGTTTATGCAAACAAAATACATTAATGTGTTGAGTGCTCTTAGTGTTACTCTGTTGGGCTCATCATGGCCTAAGATTGCATATATCAGGTGACAATGATATCCCCatcaatctttttcttttgtgttgctGGATGACCGGTGGGTGAACAACATTTAAAATTGGCTGTACGCAAAGCTGCCAAATAATAA
Proteins encoded in this window:
- the LOC18768225 gene encoding monothiol glutaredoxin-S1; protein product: MDTITSMVAERPVVIFSRTSSCMSHTIKSLIRSYGANPTVYELDEVANGQAIERALVQHFQCQPSVPAVFIGQQFIGGADQVMSLQVQNQLVPRLIRANAIWVWNRT
- the LOC18768985 gene encoding uncharacterized protein LOC18768985; this encodes MKWVSLRATVVQQKRRVFEVGEKEMSRSLPFSRLFRQLEQEMETVVKVLQPGPLGIIEHKFSAEEIRKANATVQRAVETWRQNAILEQRNPLLKDYIHK
- the LOC18767953 gene encoding BTB/POZ domain-containing protein At1g03010 isoform X1, whose protein sequence is MGVVTIGELKPSISGKRSFRPSSSIRHATEWPISDVSSDLTVEIGASSFALHKFPLVSRSGRIRKLLLEAKDSKVSRIILSSVPGGPEAFELAAKFCYGINVEITQSNVAMLRSVSHFLEMTEEYAEKNLETRTEAYLKEMVLPNISKSISVLHRCETLLPTAEETNLVSRLINAIANNACKEQLTSGLLKLDHNFPTKAAPIMEPETPSDWWGKALTVLSLDFFQRVLSAVKTKGLKQDMISKILINYAHNSLQGLVVRDAQLVKGSLLDLELQKKQRVIVEAIVSLLPTQSRKSPVPMAFLSSLLKTAIAASASTSCRSDLERRIGLQLDQAILEDILIPANSHGNNHSTIYDTDAILRIFSIFLNLDEDDEEDNHLRDESEMVYDFDSPGSPKQSSILKVSKLLDNYLAEVALDSNLMPSRFIALAELLPDHARIVSDGLYRAVDIFLKVHPNIKDSERYRLCKTIDCQKLSQEACSHAAQNERLPVQMAVQVLYFEQIRLRNAMNGGHNQFFFGAINGTQFPQRSSSGAGSGAISPRDNYASVRRENRELKLEVARMRMRLTDLEKDHVSMKQELVKSHPANKLFKSFTKKLGKLNALFKINSIKPLGGKASSESRFPFQKRRRHSVS
- the LOC18767953 gene encoding BTB/POZ domain-containing protein At1g03010 isoform X2, coding for MKIYRRSSCKVSDMLVPISMPISDVSSDLTVEIGASSFALHKFPLVSRSGRIRKLLLEAKDSKVSRIILSSVPGGPEAFELAAKFCYGINVEITQSNVAMLRSVSHFLEMTEEYAEKNLETRTEAYLKEMVLPNISKSISVLHRCETLLPTAEETNLVSRLINAIANNACKEQLTSGLLKLDHNFPTKAAPIMEPETPSDWWGKALTVLSLDFFQRVLSAVKTKGLKQDMISKILINYAHNSLQGLVVRDAQLVKGSLLDLELQKKQRVIVEAIVSLLPTQSRKSPVPMAFLSSLLKTAIAASASTSCRSDLERRIGLQLDQAILEDILIPANSHGNNHSTIYDTDAILRIFSIFLNLDEDDEEDNHLRDESEMVYDFDSPGSPKQSSILKVSKLLDNYLAEVALDSNLMPSRFIALAELLPDHARIVSDGLYRAVDIFLKVHPNIKDSERYRLCKTIDCQKLSQEACSHAAQNERLPVQMAVQVLYFEQIRLRNAMNGGHNQFFFGAINGTQFPQRSSSGAGSGAISPRDNYASVRRENRELKLEVARMRMRLTDLEKDHVSMKQELVKSHPANKLFKSFTKKLGKLNALFKINSIKPLGGKASSESRFPFQKRRRHSVS